The bacterium genomic interval CACTAAAAGAGGGTAATGTAGAAACATCATTGGACATGGATTTACCTGTTGGAAGCTAGAAGGCGCGTAAGCGCGGAGAAATGTGTTTGTTTATCAGAGCATTATAACGCACTATATTAACATTTGCAGCAAAATTAACTGGATAAAGAGCTTGATTATGAGGATTTGGGTTGATGCGGACGCGTGTCCTAATGCGATTAAAGATATTTTATTTCGCGCGGCGGAACGAAGGCGGTTGCCGCTGACATTGGTGGCCAATCAGTTTTTAACCATACCGCCATCCAAAGTTATCAGTGCGGTGCAGGTCTCGGGCGGCTTCGATGTAGCTGACAATTACATCGTCAAGCATTTGCAGGAAAATGATCTGGTGATAACCGCTGACA includes:
- a CDS encoding YaiI/YqxD family protein → MRIWVDADACPNAIKDILFRAAERRRLPLTLVANQFLTIPPSKVISAVQVSGGFDVADNYIVKHLQENDLVITADIPLAAEVIAKNAHAINPRGELYTKENIRERLAMRDFMEEMRSAGQTSGGPPPLGQRDKQDFANALDRFLAKYQ